One Dehalococcoidales bacterium DNA segment encodes these proteins:
- a CDS encoding phosphoglucomutase/phosphomannomutase family protein, which translates to MKENPIKFGTDGWRGIIAEDFTFANVRVCAQAVADYLKQTGLAGRGLIIGYDTRFASDDFAAAVAEVAAANGIKAYLSTSTAPTPVISYATLTQKAGGAVVITAS; encoded by the coding sequence TTGAAAGAAAATCCAATTAAATTCGGCACTGACGGGTGGCGGGGCATCATCGCTGAAGACTTTACCTTTGCTAACGTCAGAGTCTGCGCCCAGGCGGTGGCCGATTACCTGAAACAGACCGGGCTGGCCGGGCGGGGGCTGATTATCGGCTATGATACGCGTTTTGCCTCCGATGACTTCGCGGCGGCGGTGGCTGAAGTGGCGGCCGCCAACGGGATAAAGGCTTACCTTTCCACCAGTACAGCGCCGACGCCGGTAATCAGCTATGCCACTTTAACCCAAAAGGCCGGTGGGGCGGTGGTCATCACCGCCAGC